From the Micromonospora echinospora genome, the window ACGGTGACGACCGCATCGGCGACCGCCGGGTGGCCGGCCAGCGCCGCCTCGACCTCGCCGGTCTCGATCCGGAACCCCCGGATCTTGACCTGCCGGTCGATCCGGCCGAGGAACTCGATCTGCCCGTCGGGCAGGAACCGCCCCAGGTCGCCGGTGCGGTACATCCGGCTGCCGGGCGGGCCGAACGGGTCCGGCCGGAACCGGCGGGCGGTCGCGGCCGGGCGGCCGTGGTAACCACGGGCCAGACCGGCGCCGGCGATGACCACCTCGCCGGGCACCCCCACCGGCACCGGGACCAGTTCCGGGGAGAGCACGTACACCCGGGTGTTGGGCAGCGGACGGCCGACCGGCACCGAGGGCGCGTCCGGGTCGACCCGGGTGACCCGCTCGCACGTCGCCATCAGGGTGCACTCGGTGGGGCCGTAGAGGTGGACGAAGGTGAACCGGTCGGGGTCGTGCCGGGCGAGCAGGGCGGCGGCGTGCCGGGGCGACATGAGGTCGCCGCCGACGAGGACCCGCTCGACGCGGTCGAGGAGTTCCGGTGCCGCGTCGAGGACCAGCGGCAACTGCGGCGACACCAGTTGCACGACGGTCACCGGGTTGCGGGTGATCCCCTCCCGCACCTGGTCGAGGAAGGGTTGGTCGGGGGCGGGGACGGCGAGCGCCCCGCCGTTGAGCAGCGGCGCCCACACCTCCGTGACGGAGGCGTCGAACGCCAGGGAGGCGAGGTGCAGCACCGTCTGACCGGGACCGAAGTGGCCGTAGGTCACCTCGCGGACCCGGGCGACGAGGGCACGCTGGGCGACGGCCACCCCGTTGGGGGTGCCGGTGGAGCCGGAGGTGTGGATGACGTAGGCCAGGCTCTCCGGGCCGCCCCGGCGGGGCGGGTCGTCGGCCGGGTGCCGGTCGAGCCCGGCGGCCGGGTCGTCGAGCCGGAGCAGCCGTGCGCCACTGCCGGTGACCCGGTCGGCGTGCGCGAGGTCGGTGAGCACCACCGGCGCGGCCACGTCGTCGACGAGCGCGGCCAGCCGCCGGGGTGGATGGCCGGGGTCCAGCGGCAGGTAGCCGCCGCCGGCCTTCAGCACGCCGAGCAGCGCGGCGACCGCGTCCACCGAGCGGGGCAGGCAGACGCCGACCACCACCTCCGGACCGACGCCGAGGTCGGTCAGGGCGGCGGCGATCCGGTTGGCCCGCCGGTTCAGCTCCCGGTAGCTGGTCGCCACACCGGCGGTGTGGATCGCCGGGGCGTCGGGGGCGCGGCGGACCTGTTCCTCGAAGAGTCCGGCCACGGTGGCCGTGTCGGGGAACGGCACGGCCGTGTCGTTCCAGGCGTCCAGGATCAGCGCGCGTTCCCCGGCGGTCAGCAGCGGCAGGGCGGCGACCGGTCGGTCCGGTTCCCGGACGGCGGCGGCGAGCAGGGTGGTGTAGTGGCCGGCGAGCCGGGCCATCCGCTCGGCGTCGAAGATGTCCGCGCGGTACTCCAGCCGGCCGTCCAGCCGGGTGTCGGACTCCTCCACCGCGACCACCAGGTCGGTACGGGCGAACGGGTACGCCAGGATCTCGGCGGTGGCGGTCAGGTCGCCGAACCGCCAGCGGCGGGTGCCGATCCGTTCGTGGGAGAACATCACCTGGAACAGCGGGGTGACCCCGGGTATCCCGGGCAGGTCCAGGGCGTCGACCACGTGCTCGAAGGGGACGGCGCCGTGGGCCATCGCCTCGCGGACCGCACGGCCGGTGGCGGTGAGCAGTTCCCGGGTGGTGGTGGACCCGGTGGCGGTCAGCCGTACGGCGACGGTGTTGAGCAGTGGCCCGAGCGTGCGGTGCAGGTCCGGGCTGTCGCGCAGGGTGACCGGCACGCCGACGCACAGGTCCGACTGCCGGGTGTAGCGGTGCAGCAGCGCCGCCAGGCCGCCGAGCAGGGTGCCGAAGAGACTCACGCCGCAGTCCCGGCTCAGCTCGCGCAGTCGGGGCAGTAGCGGCGACCCGACGGTGAAGCGGTGCACCGCCGCCCGACCGGGCGCGGTGCGGGGCCGGGGCCGGTCGGTGGGCAGCTCCAGGACGGGCGGTACCCCGGCCAGGCGACGCCGCCAGTGGTCCAGGTCGGCGCGGGCGGCGGGCGAGCCGGCCAGGGCGAGCCGGCGTTCGGTCCACTCGGCCAGCCCGACCCGGGGTTCCGGCACCGGGGTCGGTGTGCCGGCGACGGCGGCGGCGTACTCGGTGAGCAGTTCGTCGACGAGCTGCTCGACGGAGGAGCCGTCGCAGACGGTGTGGTGGACGGTGAGGCAGAGTTCGTGGCGCCGGTCGTCCAGTCTCAGCAGCCGGGCCCGCAGGAGTGGCAGCTCGGTGGGGGCGAACGGCCGGCGGTGCTGGGCGTCGGCCAGTTCCCGGGCCCGTTCGGCGCGCTGCTGCGGCACCTGGCGCAGGTCGGTGACGGGGACCGGGACCTGCGGGCCGGGTGGGTCGACGATCACCTGGTGCGGCCGGCCGTCCACGGTGTCGAACCCGGTGCGCAGCGCCTCGTGCCGGGCCACGCAGCGGCCGAGGGCGTTGCGCAGGGTGGGCACGTGCAGCGGGCCGCGCAGGTCGACCCGGACCGGCACCGGGTAGACGGCGTGGTCGTCGGCGAACCGTTCGGCCAGCCAGAGCCGCTCCTGCGCGGCGGTCGCCGGGAGCAGGCTGGCGTCCAGCTCGGTGAGCCGGTCAGCTTCGGACATCGGTACCACCTCGTCGTACTCGCAGGGTGGAGTCGGCGCCGACGACGGCCCGGACGCGGACCCGTCGGGCGGTCGGCGCCGCGGTGGGGGTGGTGGCGTGGCCCGGGGCGGTGCCGGCCCGTTCCCCGGCGTCGACCAGGGCGGCGATCGTGGCGACCGTGGGGTCGAGCAGCACCTCCCGGACCGGCAGCTCGACGGCGAACCGGTCGCGGACCAGGCCGACGAGCCGGGCCAGCAGCAGCGAGTGGCCGCCCAGCTCGAAGAAGTCGACGCGGGTGCCGACCTCGTCGACGCCGAGGAGATCGGCGCAGAGGGCGGCGACCTGTCGCTCGGTGGCGGTCGTCGGGCGGTCGACGGGCCGGTCCCGGCCGACCGGCCGGGTGGGGACGCCCGCCAGCGCGGCAAAGTCGATCTTGCCGTTGGGGGTGAGCGGGGGGCGGTCCAGGACCGCGTACCGGACCGGGCAGACCGCCTGCGGCAGGGCACGCGCGGCGTGGGTCGCGACGGCCCGCAGGTCCGGGCTGGTTCCAGGTTCCCGGACCAGGTAGGCGACGAGCCCCGCGCCCGGGCCGTCGGCGGCCACCGTGACGACCGCCCGACGCACCCCGGGGGCGGCGCCGAGCACCGCCTCGACCTCCTCCGGGTCCACCCGGATGCCGCGTACCTTGACCTGTCGGTCGACCCGGCCGAGCAGCACCAGTTGGCCGTCGGGCAGCATCCGCCCCCGGTCCCCGGTGCGGTACATCCGGCTGCCCGGCGCGGGGGCGTACGGGTCGGGTCGGAACCGGTCGGCGGTCTGGCCGGGCCGGCCCCGGTAGCCCTGGGCGACCCCGGCCCCGCCGATCCACACCTCGCCGGGCTGGCCGACCGGGACCGGCCGCAGCCGGTGGTCGAGCACGTAGACGGACGTGTTGGGCATCGGTGGGCCGACCGGCCACCGGTACGCCGCCGCGCGTCCGGTCAGCTCGGGGCCGGTGGTCGGCAGCGCGCCGATGGTGGAGTCGACGGTCGCCTCGGTGACGCCGTAGGTGTTGACCACCTCGGTCCCGGGCGGCAGCAGCCGCAGCAGCAGGTGGTGGTCGG encodes:
- a CDS encoding non-ribosomal peptide synthetase, whose product is MSEADRLTELDASLLPATAAQERLWLAERFADDHAVYPVPVRVDLRGPLHVPTLRNALGRCVARHEALRTGFDTVDGRPHQVIVDPPGPQVPVPVTDLRQVPQQRAERARELADAQHRRPFAPTELPLLRARLLRLDDRRHELCLTVHHTVCDGSSVEQLVDELLTEYAAAVAGTPTPVPEPRVGLAEWTERRLALAGSPAARADLDHWRRRLAGVPPVLELPTDRPRPRTAPGRAAVHRFTVGSPLLPRLRELSRDCGVSLFGTLLGGLAALLHRYTRQSDLCVGVPVTLRDSPDLHRTLGPLLNTVAVRLTATGSTTTRELLTATGRAVREAMAHGAVPFEHVVDALDLPGIPGVTPLFQVMFSHERIGTRRWRFGDLTATAEILAYPFARTDLVVAVEESDTRLDGRLEYRADIFDAERMARLAGHYTTLLAAAVREPDRPVAALPLLTAGERALILDAWNDTAVPFPDTATVAGLFEEQVRRAPDAPAIHTAGVATSYRELNRRANRIAAALTDLGVGPEVVVGVCLPRSVDAVAALLGVLKAGGGYLPLDPGHPPRRLAALVDDVAAPVVLTDLAHADRVTGSGARLLRLDDPAAGLDRHPADDPPRRGGPESLAYVIHTSGSTGTPNGVAVAQRALVARVREVTYGHFGPGQTVLHLASLAFDASVTEVWAPLLNGGALAVPAPDQPFLDQVREGITRNPVTVVQLVSPQLPLVLDAAPELLDRVERVLVGGDLMSPRHAAALLARHDPDRFTFVHLYGPTECTLMATCERVTRVDPDAPSVPVGRPLPNTRVYVLSPELVPVPVGVPGEVVIAGAGLARGYHGRPAATARRFRPDPFGPPGSRMYRTGDLGRFLPDGQIEFLGRIDRQVKIRGFRIETGEVEAALAGHPAVADAVVTVRDDLPGGRGLAGYLVPADPAAPPDPDAVREHLRATLPGHMVPAGFVVLPRLPLTGNGKVDRTALPPVALTVEPVDRAARTPVERQLARLWAEALEVPDVPTGADFFDIGGNSLRITRLFDLIEKTWPGRLRLAELLELGTVRRQARVLGNRIGPAATPAVAASDVRGDGS